Genomic segment of Schistocerca piceifrons isolate TAMUIC-IGC-003096 chromosome 1, iqSchPice1.1, whole genome shotgun sequence:
tttctgtccccccccccccccccccaacccctccacaCTCTGGCTGCTCCCATCGTATAATATCGATCATAGATAGAAGCTAATACGTTCTTGCTCCTGAAATGGAGATGGAATCACAGATCTCCAGGTGTGAGCAATTTTTTACATGACTAAGCATCGTCATAGAAACTGAAtataaatttttgaagttttctACTTTCAAAAGAAATCATTGCATTTACAGCAAGAATATATTCTAAGACTTGCAACTTGAAGATCTTTCAGATACCAACCGATTATTGTGTGAAATTGATCTTTCCTGACAGGCAGACTGACTTGTGTCCCTCCACAATGACTTACAACATTTTACTACAAGAAGAGGAATCAGTTAGCTATTATACTTActgtaaaatattgtaaaaattattacATCCTTTGTGTGTGTCAGATGTATTAGCCAGTATAAACTTCTGTTTTTCAGGCGATGTAAATTCCTTACTAAaccaaatgtgaaataatttctgttttttttggCAGACTCTGAGTCTCTGAAAGTCTCTATTAAAAAAACCTTGAATAACTTACTTGGCAAAAAATTTGCAATCATGGCAAACCACAGAGTTttgtgttcaaatcatagtatggcACATGTTTAAGTCTGTTACATATTTGCACTTTATTATAAACATGACCACgtatgtctaaaaaaaaaaaaagaaaactgaaaataaaggtacaaaattgtcttattgcagaaaaagatgTAAAATTTTAGTCTTAACATGACAGGTGCTGATAAGAAGGAACAGGAGGAAAAATCAATATaagaaaaatgcaacaaatgacacacacacacacacacacacatacacacacacacaaaaaccacttcAAAGTTATTAGTGGAAGGTGCTTTAGTGATATTTATTATCAAGAAATACAGATCTGTTTATAGGAAGATAGATTAGGATTTAATGACTCATAAACAGTGAGGACATAGGGATTGAGCACAAGATTAGACTAGGTGAAAGATGAGAAATGAAAATCGGCTGTGTCTTTATCAAAGCAATCATCCTAAATTTTTCTTACATAATTACATGAAACCATGGCTAGATGGGGATCTGAGTCACTGTTCTCCCAAATGTGATTCCAGTATGCCTACCACACTACTTCCTTGTTTACAATGGGGAAACATAATAACTAGTACGCTGCCACTGAATATTTTTGTGTTGTTCACTTAGCATGAGTCTGAAATAATTTCACTGTATTATTGTGCAGTGTATGTTTTTAGCAAAACTGAATTTTCAGAACCAAAGAGTAGTTTGAAGAGTAAGAACTGCATATTATTTCATTTATCAGAAGAAACAGAATTCATTTTTAGGTTAAAAGAATTTGTAATctgtttaaataaaacaataaaaaccgAGAATTGGAGCTGTGTGCCTTTAGCAGGGAAGAATTGTGCCTGCATTTATCATAGATGGTTAGCTGTGCGGAATGTTATATCTACTTGAGAAGACTTTTAAATTATTATGGTTCTAGATAGGCTTATACGTATCTTTCAAAAGTTAGCTAGATTCATTGTGAGAAGGATGTGGAACAAATCTGAAAAGAGTTGCACAGGCCTTTGAGAAGGTACATGGGAATTGACCTGTGACGCAAAATTATAATGTCAAAACTTATGAGACATAGCATGGTATGAGTTAAAATGGTTTGACTGTTTCAGGTGGACATAACAGTAGCCCCATGGAATTTATATAACAGAAATGTCTAACAAAAGTTTTATACTTATTTAAGGGGGCATCATGCTAGGGTACAGCTAAAGGTAACCTGAATTTTTGCTATAAATTATTTCCAAAAGTAGCTTATTCAAGATTTAGTATGTAATTAATTATCAAGTTAGTAGTAGATGGGTAAATAATGTAAAAAATAGAATGAATATTGGGAATAATGGAACAAATTACTCATTATGCCAAATATAAATGGTTTGTAAAAGGAAACATCTAGTGAGATTCAGAGTTACACTCCAAGCTTAGCattaccccaaagaaaaaaatagttcaaatggctctgagcactatgggacttaactcctgaggtcatcagtcccctagaacttagaactacttaaacctaactaacctaaggacatcacacacacccatgcccgaggcaggattcgaacctgcgactgtagcggtcgcgtggttccagactgtagcgcctagaaccgctcggccaccccggccggcttactccACAGAACTACAAGCACTTTCATCCATTACATTATATTGTTTTTGTGCTGATTTTGTTAAGGGACCTCGGATCGTTAGAAGATTGATTGTTTCCAAGTTATGCTAACTTTGTTCACAAGCTGAAAACCATTCCTTTCTGCATATTTGATCAACTCCCATTCCTACGTTTTCCTTTTTAATCCAAGGAAAAATAAAAGCTGTAAAGAAACTAGAAGAGAAAATAATTCCATTATCTCTGTACAAACCAAATTTATTAATGTCCTAATGTGGTTCATAGTTTTATGAGAAGCACAATTTGGAAGAAAGACAGCAGTCAAAGGGTCAAATGTGTTACAGTAAGTATTTACtatattatttactattttaataATGCTGTTTCACACGTATTGTAACACATTATTTGATATCACAGATTGCACAAGAATGAATAAAAAACATTCATTCCTCAGTCATAAATACAGCAATTCCCTCAAGATACAGACCTAATCAGTTATTCATAACACAGATACTATGCCTACACAAATACTAACACTTTTCATCATTCTTTTTCAAAGTCATATTTACTCTGTTAAGGTATGATGGCATCAGTTAccattttataaaataataataaattcatgGTATTATGTCAAGGTTTTGCTCGGCTTCTCCCTTTTCTCAaacctttcatcaataaaataaaTCATCATGTTGTAAGCTGATCAAATAATTAAATTGTCAGACACTTAAAAAGCTTATTTACACAACAGGTAAAGTAAACCGTTATTGTAGTTTTGTACTGAAATGAATATTGGTATTAGCAGAAGTTTTTCCAGTTTTCATCTAAATGGCTACCAGTAACTTAGAAAACAATATATTagaaactaacaactgtaaaccaGAAATCATTATTATTAAAATGCCCTGTAAAAAGAGTTGTTTAAGCTTTGTAGGTTACTATGCTTGGAGGCTATTTAAATGCAATTTCCTTAATATCTTATTTTGTGTTACCTGATACCCTCTTTCTCAAGGGCCTTGAACTCTGATTTTTCTTAAAACCTTTATTAACTCTTTGACATAATTCCCTTAAAAATTTGCTGTTCTTTGTTTCCTGGTATTCTTGAACTTTCTCTTTAAAAACTTTCTTAAATGACTGACCTCCTTCAATACCAAACAACTTATGACACTTTTGAAACAAAGCTTTAGACTTGTTCCTAATCTGAGCAGCACTATCTAGATATTTTGTCTTCTCTTCTTCTGTGAAGTTACCTACTCCTCTGTTCCCAACAAACTGACAGAGCTTTTGCACTGTGTGGACTAATCTTGGATTCTGTTTCAACATTAGAGCATCGATCTCAAGACAATTTAATTCATCAAGAAGTGGCAAACATTTCTCTGGATTTGCCTTATTGATGCAAAGCTCAGCTCTAATAGAACGATCCAGCTCAAGCATACGCTTTTCAGTTTCTTGCCACTTAGATTTGCTTTCCTTTACAGTAGCAACCAACTCATTTATATCGTATTTGTTTGCTACACTGTCATTAAGAAGTGGCTGCAAGCTAGCAGGCAGAAGGTCCCCTGATTCAATCGTTCGTCTGAGATTACATGCCTTCTCAAACACACTTTTTTTACAGGGCAGCTCAATGACACCACgataatgatttgaaccattcttctttgTTGAACTCTTGCCTCTGGTAGCCTTTGGCTCTGGCTGTGAACACAAATTACAGCGACTGTTGTGGTGTGAAGCATTGTGACTGGGCAACCTGCTCCGCTTgctcttttctctctctttctcattattatgtttcctttttctgtttttACATCCATCTCCAGCTACTGTTATCCTATTGATCTTCTGTTGTGAACGAGGCTTTGTTGCAGATgaatttttcgtttttcttttcacAGCAGTAGCCTTCCTAGATGTTGCCCTCTTAAGGGTACTAcactttttctttggttttgatttattattggaagattttctcttcttcattctaccctctcttttttttttcaaaaaacaaaacacacatgTGGTCTTGTGATTTTTCTCTCTATACTTCCGATGGTAAGGAATTTGAGATAGCTATCACCTATTTATATCACTACAATAAATGATTTACACAATGATCTGTTAAACTATCTTAACATTTAGATTATTTTTCTTGTAGGAAGTTGAATGAAAATTTCTGTAGCAGTTCAGCAACTAGCCTTCAACTATATCAGGTCATAAGAAATGTTTCCAAGATAACACCATCCATTCCTACGTTGAAAAATACAGCAGGTGCAGAGATGCAGACACTCCTACAAAgtctgaaacacaaaattaaaaacacagatgcaATTTTGATTTAaaactctctccctctccctctctctcaaagaaacaaataaaaaacacaaaaatataacagttgctattctttttatttttgtacagGAAAAATGGTTTTACCACACCAGCCAACTCCTGCCTTGTGAGTGGATGCTATCAAAAATTTTGAACAGACACTGTTTTTATTCATTACTCACACAAACAAAATGATAATGGTTCCCACTCTCAACCTGCTTTATCCTGTTCACATTAACACAAAAATTACCACCTTCTATCATATATTTTAATTCCTTCAATGATATCACCATTTGCCATAGCAAAAATGGCTCTCTGAAAATAGTACAAAGCTCCTTTTGCCTCATATTTATGCCATTAACTGTTTTATAAACAGTTTCGTTATTAAGTTATGTTGGCACATGTACTGAATGCTGTGTGGGTTGTTACATGAATTCAAATatataattaaacaatggaaaatccaggatggaatgtaacaatattatgaaaaggaaagttgccactcaccatacagtggatatGTTCAGTcatacataggcacaacaaaaagactgtcacaaacaaagctttcgccttcgtcaaaaatagacaacacacacacacacacacacacacactacacacacacacacacacacacacacacacacacacacacacacacactttactaaTGCAAATGTGTGaattgcgtttgtgtgagtgtggttgtatgtgtgtctattgtctatttttgacaaaggccttatgggCTGAAagcattatttgtgacagtctttttgttgagcctatctgcgactcagcatctctgctacatggtgagtggcaactttccaaatttataattAGTTTGTTAGTACAACAAGATCTGTTAAATCTAGTACCATCACATCATGTGCATAAAAATCAGTTAACAAGTAAATGCCAAGGACAATTTTAAAACACGAGAATAGCCGATGTCCTGTCACGCACTCAGATGTAATACTCCACAGTAATAATGCATTTTCAAATGATACGTATAACTTTCTCAGGAAGGTGCCAGTACAGAGAGAAATACTTCTTTGAATAATATTTACAGATGTGTCGTTGGTTTCTTGGTAGAAAAACTTTTAGATTGATAGGTACCCTTAATAAACACACTCACGTCACTTCTCCTCCAAAATTTCAGACCATCTACAAATCATAAATATACTTATGAGGTACAagctcactgttgttgttgtggtattcagtccagagactagtttcatgcagctctctatgctactctatcctgtgcaagcttcttcatctcccagtacctactgcagcctagatccttctgaatctgctaggtgtattcatctcttggtctccctctacgatttttaccctccacgctgccctccaatactaaattggtgattcctcgatgtctcagaacatgtcctactaaccgatcccttcttctagtcaagttgtgccacaagctcctcttctccccaattctattcagtacctcctcattagttacgtgatctacccatctaatcttcagcattcttctgtagcaccacatttcgaaagcttctattctcttcttgtcttaactatttattgtccatgtttcagttccatacatggctacactccatacaaatactttcagaaacgactttctgacacttaaatctatacttgatgataacaaatttctcttcttcagaaatgctttccttgccattgccagtctactttttatatcctctttacttcgagcataatcagttattttgctccccaaataacaaaactcctttactaccttaagtgtctcatttcctaatctaattccctcagcatcacctgacttaattcgactacattccattatcctcgttttgcttttgttgatgttcatcttatatcctcctttcaagcactgtccattccgttcaacctctCTTCCagaccctttgctgtctctgacggaattacaatgtcattggtaaacctcaaagtttttatttcttctccattgattttaattcctgccctgaatttttcttttgtttcccttactgcttgctcaatatacagattgaataacatcaaggataggctacaaccctgtctcactcccatcccaaccactgcttcctttcacgcccctcgactcttataactgccatctggtttctgtacaaattgtaaatagcctttcactccctgtatttgaccccagccaccttcagaatttgaaagagagtattccagtcaacattgtcaaaagcttcctctatgtttacaaatgctagaaacgtaggtttatctttccttaatctatcttataagataagttgtagggtcagtattgcctcatgtgttacaacatttctacagaatccaaactgatcttccctgaggttggcttctaccactttttccatttgtctgtaaggaattcatgttagtattttgcaggcacgacttgttaaactgatagttcaataattttcacatctgccaacacctgcttcctttgggatttaaattattatattcttcttgaagcctgaatgtatttcacctgtctcatacatcttgctcaccagatggtaaagttttgctagggctggttctcccaaggctatcagtagttctaatagaatgttgtctactcccggggccttgttttgacttaggtctctcagtgctgtgtcaaactcttcgcgcagtatcgtacttcccatttcatcttcatctacgtcctcttccattttcataatattgtcctcaagtacatcactctcgtatagaccctctacatatttcttccacctttctgctttcccctctttgtttagaactgagtttccatctgagctcttgacattcatacaagtggttctcttttctccaaaggtctctttcattttcctgtaggcagtatatatcttacccctagtgatatatgcctctacatcttacatttgtcctctagccatccctgcttaggcattgtgcacttcctgtcgatctgatttttgagatgtttgaattcctttttgcctgcttcatttactgcgtttttatattttctcctttcatcagttaaattcaacatttcctctgttacccatggatttctactagccctcatctttttacctgcttgatcttctgctgccttcactacttcatctctcaaagctacccattcttcatctactgtctttctttcccccgttcttgtcaatcgttccctaacgcgctctctgaaacactctacaacctctggttctttcagtttatccaggtctcatctccttaaattctacagaatccaaactgatcttctccgagttcGGCTTTCCAACTGATGAGAGGCATATCCTGTCAGTGACCAAATTATGTTGCTATACTGACAGTCTGATAACATTTTAGAATAGGTTCAACCCTATAAGACAAGAGGGAGGGGAagtagggggggaggaggagaggaggaggaggaggaggagggaggaagaggagggaggaagaggaggaggaatgggggtttgagagagagagatttaattctatcttttcatttttttaaaacctTGGAAATGACGTCACACTGAGATACTGTTTATATGGAATGGGaataaattttcaccctgcagcagtgTGTATGCTGCTGTGAAATTTCCTGCCAAATTTGTATACACATTGCGTTTAAGGAGGAAAGTTTTTTTAGAATCCAATCTTTTGTCTTATGGATTGAAGGTCATAATGCAGCAGCCATTAACAATTTGTTCCTCAatccaaataatttcagaaacttaGACGTAAAAGTTATAGTAAATGCTTTATTTGGTCAGGGTGATGAAATGTTGACAGTAAAACATGCTGAGCAGTTGGTTTAGCTTtcttcatgttccatagatcataactGCATAGCTGCAAACCTTGAGAAGAGGCTTTCAGTAATTACACGGCAAATAAGTGACAATTGCTAGTGCGAAGCAACAcagcattttttttgtagggagtcATGCTTCTGTGTAATATTTTTATAACTATGACTTCAAAAGTTTCAGAGGCATTCCTTTGCCTCACAGAGCATGACAAATTCATAAATCGTGCTTCTTGTCCACTCCATTTCATAAAGGCACAAACATAGAGACAACACACAACATTGCAGatagaacaaaaacaaacactagcactgtaTAGAAGCAGTGAAATGAACATCTTCAACTACAGAATTGAAGATCTTTGACATTTGCACTGCCCATGAAGAAGACTTGAATGTTTCCTTAGCAGATATCCTATATGCAAACCCCTAGTGCTACTGGCCGATTTCATAGAAGACTCCAAGCTCCTACCCAGGTACAAGCTTCCTGCCCTAGCTGAGCACATCTGCTCACACATCGCAAATGTACACCCCCAGCCCTGTGGCCACACGTCTAGCTGTGGGTGTTTATACATAACGAACTGTCTTACTGTGAATTCATCATGTTAACCAACAACACAGTCCAGGCGGCATTTCAGCTGCCGTACTCAGGTCCACAAAGAATATTCAGCCATGTGAGTAACATCATGAAAATCTAACTCGATTGTAAATGTCAAACTGTTTCCATCAACTGAGTAAAACCTGTTTGTGCATTGGATGACAGGGCATCATAGGCTACAGCTACTGATGTGGAAGTGATGTCTACAGCTACTGATGCGGAAGAGATGTTTGATTATGTCCTAGCTGATGAGATGATGACTCTGTCTAGTAGGCAGAACAGGTATTTAAGGGAACACAAGTGCTCTTCACTTCCTTCTTCCCCACTGCTGCTGATGCCTCTGACTTCCACACTGCATACCTCTCAATCCAACTCTGTGACTGCTCAGGCTTCATGGCTACTGCTTCTCCACTTACATCATTTCTTGCCCACCACCCACATCACTTTACTTTGCTCATTTGAGATAACTGTCAATGCTGACACAAGCATAACGTTGCAGCCAGTATTGCCACAGATGGCCGTCTCTCCATTGCGGTTCTACTGCTCACACCTTCCCCAGGTCTTGAGCACTTGACAAAAACCCCCCTTGCCCATGCGGGTTGTAGCCTATGGCCACCTGTCTGGCTCCAAGACTACATAGTTTCAGACATGCATGCCCTCAACCTCCATAGGTCACAGAAAAATGGCACCTTCCTCTGGGACCAGCCATGACATGGCTGTCATGCAAGCTTGCCTCCTAGCACCAACTGACCGCCATATCACCTAACATGGCCTCACAACAGGCTCATTAGTCTTTTCTCTTCTCCATGCTCTGCTCTACCAGGGATGGACTGTGGCGACTATCGAAAGTGAACTGAACAACTTCAACTACAGAATCAAAGATCTTTGACTTCAGTTTAGTTTTTGCTTGATGTTGCTCATGCCCATTTGTAAGGGTTTTTGTGAGACAAACGAATAATTATGTTACATGGACTAGTTGGGCTTCTGTGTCTATCTCCACCAAGTTTAGTGACAGAAGCCCCCAAGTGGTAGCAGGTCAGGAACAACATTCCTTTGACCCATACCAACACAGTTGTGGAATACAGGCCAGGCACAGGCACAGGCgcagacgcacgcacgcacacacacgcacacacacacacacacacacacacacacacacacacacacacacacacacacacactattatgcagattcagattcttcttTGGAGGTGACGATGTCATCAAGCTATTATGATTTAAGTTTGAAATTAACTTTATCTTCTATTAAAATCAGCACTGGGCAAGTAATCCAAGTGTTGGATAGAGTGTAATCAATTTATAACAGCTTATGATGTATGAGTTTTATTTCTTGGATAAAACTGCACAAGACATAAAACACTCGCAGTTAACAATGGTGGTAGGGAAGGGTACACAATGGAATAGAAGACAGTGTGTCAGCCGTAAGTGTCAAGTATAAAAAATACATCAAATGCATTACAATATATTTAATGAGGaaaataactttcacatgatgtatcAGTGCCAAGAAACACAGCTTAACAAAACCCCAATTGTGCACAAAGAGTTAAGTTGGTTGTTCCATGCTGGCACACATTAGGagcaactgctacagtatagtacagaaggttggtgaaagaaatactcaatgaaactgactgaaatgacacttttatttaaaggcaataattacactgaaatcactgt
This window contains:
- the LOC124711555 gene encoding uncharacterized protein LOC124711555, whose protein sequence is MKKRKSSNNKSKPKKKCSTLKRATSRKATAVKRKTKNSSATKPRSQQKINRITVAGDGCKNRKRKHNNEKEREKSKRSRLPSHNASHHNSRCNLCSQPEPKATRGKSSTKKNGSNHYRGVIELPCKKSVFEKACNLRRTIESGDLLPASLQPLLNDSVANKYDINELVATVKESKSKWQETEKRMLELDRSIRAELCINKANPEKCLPLLDELNCLEIDALMLKQNPRLVHTVQKLCQFVGNRGVGNFTEEEKTKYLDSAAQIRNKSKALFQKCHKLFGIEGGQSFKKVFKEKVQEYQETKNSKFLRELCQRVNKGFKKNQSSRPLRKRVSGNTK